The following are encoded in a window of Bradyrhizobium guangdongense genomic DNA:
- a CDS encoding response regulator, whose product MAKTVLIVEDNELNMKLFRDLLEAHGYQTSGTSNGYEALDLVRKMRPDLVLMDIQLPQVSGLEVTRWIKDDPELRAIPVVAVTAFAMKGDEERIREGGCEAYLSKPISVGKFIETVRRFIG is encoded by the coding sequence ATGGCTAAGACCGTCCTGATCGTGGAAGACAACGAGCTGAACATGAAGCTCTTCCGCGACCTGCTGGAGGCGCACGGCTACCAGACCTCCGGCACCAGCAACGGCTACGAGGCGCTCGACCTCGTGCGCAAGATGCGGCCCGACCTGGTGCTGATGGATATTCAATTGCCTCAGGTGTCGGGGCTCGAGGTGACACGCTGGATCAAGGACGATCCGGAACTGCGCGCCATTCCCGTCGTCGCGGTCACGGCGTTCGCGATGAAGGGCGACGAAGAGCGCATCCGCGAGGGCGGCTGCGAAGCCTATTTGTCCAAGCCGATCTCGGTCGGCAAATTCATTGAGACGGTCCGGCGTTTTATCGGATAG